From a single Rosa rugosa chromosome 7, drRosRugo1.1, whole genome shotgun sequence genomic region:
- the LOC133723496 gene encoding adenylyl-sulfate kinase 3 isoform X2 produces MSTISNSTNIFWQECPVGKAERQKLLNQKGCVVWITGLSGSGKSTLACSLSRELHSRGKLSYILDGDNLRHGINKDLGFKPEDRTENIRRVGEIAKLFADAGLICIASLISPYRKDRDACRAMLPDANFIEVFMNMPLELCESRDAKGLYKLARAGKIRGFTGIDDPYEQPLNCEIEIQQNNGVCPLPAALAGQVVTYLEEKGFLQVE; encoded by the exons atgTCTACTATCAGCAACTCAACAAATATATTTTGGCAAGAATGTCCTGTTGGGAAAGCTGAAAGGCAGAAACTACTCAACCAAAAGGGCTGTGTTGTATGGATTACAGGTCTCAGCGGATCAg GGAAAAGTACACTGGCGTGCTCACTAAGTAGAGAACTGCACTCGAGGGGAAAGCTGTCATATATCCTTGATGGTGATAACCTTCGACATGGTATCAACAAGGATCTTGGTTTCAAACCAGAAGACCGGACTGAAAATATTCGCAGAGTTG GGGAGATCGCAAAACTGTTTGCGGATGCAGGATTGATCTGTATTGCTAGTCTGATATCTCCTTATAGGAAAGATCGTGATGCTTGCCGTGCAATGCTACCAGATGCAAATTTTATTGAG GTTTTCATGAACATGCCCCTAGAGTTATGTGAGTCAAGGGATGCAAAAGGTCTTTACAAGCTTGCACGTGCGGGAAAGATTAGAG GTTTTACCGGAATTGATGATCCATATGAACAACCACTGAACTGTGAG ATAGAAATACAGCAAAATAATGGAGTTTGTCCCCTGCCTGCAGCCCTGGCAGGCCAGGTAGTGACATACTTGGAGGAGAAAGGCTTTCTTCAAGTTGAGTGA
- the LOC133723496 gene encoding adenylyl-sulfate kinase 3 isoform X1 — MSTISNSTNIFWQECPVGKAERQKLLNQKGCVVWITGLSGSGKSTLACSLSRELHSRGKLSYILDGDNLRHGINKDLGFKPEDRTENIRRVGFIVGEIAKLFADAGLICIASLISPYRKDRDACRAMLPDANFIEVFMNMPLELCESRDAKGLYKLARAGKIRGFTGIDDPYEQPLNCEIEIQQNNGVCPLPAALAGQVVTYLEEKGFLQVE, encoded by the exons atgTCTACTATCAGCAACTCAACAAATATATTTTGGCAAGAATGTCCTGTTGGGAAAGCTGAAAGGCAGAAACTACTCAACCAAAAGGGCTGTGTTGTATGGATTACAGGTCTCAGCGGATCAg GGAAAAGTACACTGGCGTGCTCACTAAGTAGAGAACTGCACTCGAGGGGAAAGCTGTCATATATCCTTGATGGTGATAACCTTCGACATGGTATCAACAAGGATCTTGGTTTCAAACCAGAAGACCGGACTGAAAATATTCGCAGAGTTG GTTTTATTGTAGGGGAGATCGCAAAACTGTTTGCGGATGCAGGATTGATCTGTATTGCTAGTCTGATATCTCCTTATAGGAAAGATCGTGATGCTTGCCGTGCAATGCTACCAGATGCAAATTTTATTGAG GTTTTCATGAACATGCCCCTAGAGTTATGTGAGTCAAGGGATGCAAAAGGTCTTTACAAGCTTGCACGTGCGGGAAAGATTAGAG GTTTTACCGGAATTGATGATCCATATGAACAACCACTGAACTGTGAG ATAGAAATACAGCAAAATAATGGAGTTTGTCCCCTGCCTGCAGCCCTGGCAGGCCAGGTAGTGACATACTTGGAGGAGAAAGGCTTTCTTCAAGTTGAGTGA